A single Comamonas sp. NLF-1-9 DNA region contains:
- a CDS encoding energy-coupling factor transporter transmembrane component T — MGSLYSECITWLHHWRAGTKLLALSLAGMLLFATSQPAALAAASLFCTALYASLGQATLGSRRLLASVLAAAALVAAFHAWMGSWQVGLASALRLASVCMLGIAFTATTRSSDIVEVLQRLLAPLRPLGVRPQQLSLQLALMLRFTEHFFIQWKKLAEAHRVRTGRAGGLRLIAPLTVQMLKTMRSAGDALYVRLGRD; from the coding sequence ATGGGCAGTCTCTACAGCGAATGCATCACCTGGCTGCACCATTGGCGCGCAGGAACCAAGTTGCTGGCGCTGTCCCTGGCTGGGATGTTGCTGTTTGCCACCAGCCAGCCCGCTGCGCTGGCCGCCGCTTCGCTGTTCTGCACGGCGCTCTATGCAAGCCTGGGACAGGCCACGCTGGGCTCGCGGCGGCTGCTGGCGTCGGTCCTCGCCGCGGCAGCGCTGGTCGCGGCGTTCCACGCCTGGATGGGCAGCTGGCAAGTGGGGCTGGCGAGCGCCTTGCGCCTGGCCAGCGTCTGCATGCTCGGCATCGCCTTCACGGCCACCACGCGCAGCAGCGACATCGTCGAAGTGCTGCAGCGCCTGCTGGCGCCACTGCGCCCGCTGGGCGTGCGGCCGCAGCAGCTGTCGCTGCAACTGGCCTTGATGCTGCGTTTTACCGAGCATTTCTTCATCCAGTGGAAAAAGCTTGCCGAAGCACACCGCGTGCGCACCGGCCGCGCCGGCGGTTTGCGGCTGATTGCGCCCCTCACCGTGCAGATGCTCAAGACCATGCGCAGCGCCGGCGACGCACTCTACGTGCGCCTGGGGCGGGACTGA
- the msrA gene encoding peptide-methionine (S)-S-oxide reductase MsrA, with product MVASEQVITLGGGCFWCTEAVFERVRGITGLQSGYANGKVGRAPSYEEVCSGSTGCVEVVQLRFDPSQISLHSVLEIFFATHDPTQLDRQGNDVGTQYRSGIYYSEPEHGQIARAMVRKLEAEGAYNAPIVTEIVPLAAFWPAESYHQEYYRNNPNQAYCSFVVAPKVGKFRKAFASHLKEGA from the coding sequence ATTGTGGCGAGCGAACAAGTCATCACGCTGGGCGGCGGCTGCTTTTGGTGTACCGAGGCGGTTTTCGAGCGGGTGCGCGGCATCACCGGGCTGCAAAGCGGCTATGCCAATGGCAAAGTGGGGCGCGCGCCGAGCTACGAAGAGGTCTGCTCCGGCAGCACCGGCTGCGTCGAGGTGGTGCAGTTGCGCTTTGATCCCTCGCAGATCAGCCTGCACAGCGTGCTCGAGATCTTCTTTGCCACGCACGACCCAACGCAGCTTGACCGCCAGGGCAACGACGTGGGTACGCAGTATCGCAGCGGCATCTATTACAGCGAGCCCGAGCACGGCCAGATCGCGCGCGCGATGGTGCGCAAGCTGGAGGCCGAGGGCGCGTACAACGCGCCCATCGTGACCGAGATCGTGCCGCTAGCCGCCTTCTGGCCGGCGGAAAGCTACCACCAGGAGTACTACCGCAACAACCCCAACCAGGCGTACTGCAGTTTTGTGGTGGCGCCCAAGGTGGGGAAGTTTCGCAAGGCCTTTGCCAGCCATCTGAAGGAAGGCGCATAG
- a CDS encoding protein-L-isoaspartate O-methyltransferase codes for MNLPLNTLADPSDRLEQARYNMIEQQVRPWDVSDAQVLEVMQRLHREDFVPAPYRDMAFTDMEIPLHDDPVEAIRLGQIMLAPRVEARMLQDLKLKASDRVLEIGAGSGFMAAMLASLTAEVTSLEIEERLVRMASTNLAQAGITNARVLHANGAEAIAGGPYDVVVLSGSVAHVPQPLLDLLAPGGRLGAIVGFKPMMRATFMERSGKGFGTTEPWDVVTARLRHFPQPSQFKF; via the coding sequence ATGAATCTGCCCTTGAACACGCTCGCCGACCCCAGCGATCGCCTCGAGCAGGCGCGCTACAACATGATCGAGCAACAGGTGCGCCCCTGGGACGTCTCCGACGCACAAGTGCTGGAAGTGATGCAACGCCTGCACCGGGAGGATTTCGTGCCCGCGCCCTACCGCGACATGGCGTTCACCGACATGGAGATCCCGCTGCACGACGACCCGGTCGAAGCCATCCGGCTCGGTCAGATCATGCTGGCGCCGCGTGTCGAGGCGCGCATGCTGCAAGACCTCAAGCTCAAGGCCAGCGACCGCGTGCTCGAGATCGGCGCCGGTTCGGGCTTCATGGCCGCGATGCTGGCCAGCCTGACGGCAGAGGTCACCTCGCTCGAAATCGAAGAACGGCTGGTGCGCATGGCCAGCACCAACCTGGCCCAGGCTGGCATCACCAACGCGCGCGTGCTGCATGCCAACGGCGCCGAGGCGATCGCCGGCGGCCCCTACGACGTGGTCGTGCTCAGCGGTTCGGTCGCCCATGTGCCGCAGCCCTTGCTCGACCTGCTTGCGCCGGGCGGCCGGCTCGGTGCCATCGTCGGCTTCAAACCGATGATGCGCGCAACCTTCATGGAACGCAGCGGCAAGGGGTTTGGCACCACCGAGCCCTGGGACGTGGTCACCGCGCGGCTGCGCCACTTCCCGCAGCCGTCTCAGTTCAAGTTCTGA
- a CDS encoding rhodanese-like domain-containing protein, producing the protein MVPQVRPRDLEAWLAARHDRKPVLLDVREPWELQRAHVAPRGLECISIPMAALPARLAELDKTRPLACLCHLGGRSMQVALYLQQQGFEDVANVAGGIHAWSLELDPDIPCY; encoded by the coding sequence ATGGTCCCGCAGGTGCGCCCTCGCGATCTCGAGGCCTGGCTGGCCGCCCGCCACGACCGCAAGCCCGTGCTGCTCGACGTGCGAGAACCCTGGGAGCTGCAACGCGCGCACGTCGCCCCGCGCGGCCTGGAATGCATCAGCATCCCCATGGCAGCGCTGCCCGCGCGCCTGGCAGAACTGGACAAAACCCGCCCGCTGGCCTGCCTGTGCCATCTCGGCGGGCGCAGCATGCAGGTAGCGCTTTATCTTCAGCAGCAGGGCTTCGAGGATGTCGCCAACGTGGCGGGCGGCATCCATGCATGGTCGCTCGAGCTTGACCCGGACATTCCCTGCTACTGA
- a CDS encoding phage major capsid protein: MVNFATLGKLTREVKAEAGAQGIFVRSNRGRLSLADLICSRMEYPPRPVDQGVVAAYADVNAALRRRSGDSPLGTWVPLLALTRDLSTSNTAALVENTVSGDAEVSLLPTSEVVGGGATVISGLKRGSLSLPYLNGVTGGAEWVGEGDSAAATTTPAFELATLVPKTITMELIVSRRLLADTEIDLDGLLRREIANRLGAAIDSAALKGDGVKEPKGILGHSGLKVHSLGANGGAITFKDLVDVEFSVAAGAAGGLLTPRWLVSPKLAKKLRTTAKNDAYMLFEGADILGYPVAISSAMPEDLTKGSTTNCAALLFGDLSEFYVGFWGPAAVDLMVDAVTLATDGAVRVIARAEVGIAPRRMDAFCAIKDATVS; the protein is encoded by the coding sequence ATGGTCAACTTCGCAACCCTTGGAAAATTGACGCGCGAGGTCAAGGCGGAAGCCGGCGCACAGGGAATTTTCGTTCGCAGCAATCGCGGCAGACTGAGCCTTGCTGACCTGATTTGCAGCCGCATGGAATACCCGCCGCGCCCGGTAGATCAGGGCGTTGTCGCAGCCTATGCCGACGTCAACGCGGCACTTCGCCGGCGCAGTGGCGATAGCCCGCTGGGCACGTGGGTGCCCCTGCTGGCGCTGACGCGCGATCTCTCGACGAGCAACACAGCAGCGCTTGTCGAAAACACGGTTTCGGGCGACGCCGAGGTAAGCCTGCTGCCGACCTCCGAAGTAGTCGGAGGCGGGGCCACCGTGATTTCCGGCCTGAAACGTGGAAGCCTTTCTCTGCCCTACTTGAACGGCGTCACCGGGGGCGCGGAGTGGGTTGGGGAAGGGGACTCGGCGGCGGCCACCACGACGCCCGCTTTTGAGCTGGCAACGCTTGTCCCCAAAACCATCACCATGGAGCTGATCGTCTCGCGCCGCTTGCTGGCAGATACCGAGATAGACTTGGACGGACTGCTGCGCCGGGAGATTGCAAACCGCCTTGGCGCCGCGATCGACTCGGCGGCTCTCAAGGGAGACGGGGTCAAGGAGCCCAAGGGGATATTGGGACACTCCGGCCTGAAGGTGCACAGCCTTGGCGCCAACGGCGGCGCGATCACATTCAAAGACCTGGTAGACGTTGAATTTTCCGTGGCAGCTGGCGCCGCTGGCGGCCTGCTAACGCCGCGCTGGCTGGTGAGCCCCAAGCTTGCGAAGAAGCTGCGCACCACCGCCAAGAACGACGCCTACATGCTGTTCGAGGGCGCCGATATTCTGGGCTACCCCGTGGCCATCTCGAGCGCGATGCCGGAGGACCTGACCAAGGGCTCTACGACCAACTGCGCGGCGCTGCTGTTTGGCGACCTGAGCGAGTTCTACGTCGGCTTTTGGGGGCCTGCGGCGGTCGATTTGATGGTCGACGCCGTGACCCTGGCCACGGATGGGGCGGTGCGCGTCATTGCCCGCGCGGAGGTGGGCATCGCGCCCAGGCGCATGGATGCTTTCTGCGCCATCAAAGACGCCACCGTGAGCTGA
- a CDS encoding terminase small subunit, with amino-acid sequence MSITQAELGQLIGVTQGRVSQLISEGVIAGTTVADQVSSYTAHLRAVAAGRADTPEVTSERARLLAAQASREELRLAEDQGELIRLQVVRAGLASLLASTRDRLMQLPARLAQELAAESDADAVRRALDDEIHAALYDLARAPVVIGGDHAVAD; translated from the coding sequence GTGAGCATCACACAAGCCGAGCTAGGCCAGCTGATCGGCGTCACCCAGGGCCGCGTAAGCCAGTTGATCTCCGAGGGCGTCATCGCCGGCACCACGGTTGCCGATCAAGTCAGCAGCTACACCGCGCACTTGCGCGCCGTGGCTGCAGGTCGTGCCGATACGCCGGAGGTCACCAGCGAGCGCGCCCGTTTGCTGGCTGCCCAGGCCAGCCGCGAGGAGCTGAGGCTTGCCGAGGATCAGGGCGAGCTGATCCGCCTGCAGGTCGTGCGCGCCGGCCTTGCGTCGCTGCTGGCATCCACACGCGACCGACTGATGCAACTGCCTGCACGCCTGGCGCAGGAGCTGGCCGCAGAGAGCGACGCAGACGCGGTGCGCCGGGCGCTCGATGACGAGATACACGCGGCGCTGTACGACCTGGCCAGGGCGCCGGTTGTGATCGGAGGCGATCATGCAGTGGCTGATTGA
- a CDS encoding YfjI family protein encodes MGDASDFNDLAQAEGLEAVRSQIAQSIAQQELDAWPQPTMGATSAPELTADLLPGWLGQFVAALAAATQTPVTMSALTALSVVATAVQRRRMVRVHGGYIESLSFWSLTAAPSGARKSAVLRSLLEPLEYWERQARERMRRPIADVNSRIMACESRIKGLQAKIAKTDDGEERERLRREIAHEEEQMPERLFAPLAFSGDVTVEALQQVLVEQGGRAAVLAAEGGLFSTLTASYGGSGGPSLDVLLEGFSGGAVRVTRAGRAAYVDRAAVALGLLLQPDLLNEAAGSTRFRASGLMARFAFALPGQFVGGRNVRKYSAVPDDVRQAYEAGLAGLLPDVATEGPHTKPGIVILSPGALEVWFQFAQWVEDELAPGAELAAISDWGAKLAGLAARVAALFEFVTSGIDAQEVSETTMQQAVRLCLALVPHARLAFRLLAADQADRDADYLLQWVLRQSCGEFLQSAAHRELHGRFTKLERLQEALRRLQANRCIRHTTKKNPGARASSVWLINPRLFHQ; translated from the coding sequence ATGGGTGACGCGAGCGATTTCAACGACTTGGCGCAGGCCGAAGGCTTGGAGGCCGTGCGCAGTCAGATAGCGCAATCGATCGCGCAGCAAGAACTTGATGCCTGGCCGCAGCCGACGATGGGGGCGACCTCAGCGCCCGAACTGACTGCCGATCTGCTGCCCGGCTGGCTGGGGCAGTTCGTGGCTGCGCTTGCCGCGGCAACGCAAACGCCCGTGACGATGTCCGCCCTGACGGCTCTGTCGGTGGTGGCCACGGCGGTGCAGCGCCGGCGCATGGTGCGCGTGCACGGCGGCTACATCGAAAGCTTGTCGTTTTGGAGCTTGACGGCTGCGCCGAGCGGCGCTCGCAAGAGTGCCGTTCTACGTTCGCTGCTGGAGCCGTTGGAGTACTGGGAGCGCCAGGCGCGCGAGCGCATGCGCCGGCCGATCGCAGACGTGAATTCCCGCATCATGGCCTGCGAATCCCGCATCAAAGGCTTGCAAGCCAAGATCGCCAAAACCGACGACGGCGAAGAGCGCGAGCGGCTGCGCCGCGAGATCGCCCATGAAGAGGAACAAATGCCGGAGCGGCTGTTCGCGCCGCTGGCGTTCAGCGGCGACGTGACCGTGGAGGCGTTGCAGCAAGTCCTGGTCGAACAGGGCGGGCGCGCTGCCGTGCTCGCGGCCGAGGGCGGGCTGTTCAGCACCCTGACCGCGTCCTATGGCGGTTCTGGCGGCCCGTCGTTGGACGTGTTGCTCGAGGGCTTTTCCGGCGGCGCGGTGCGCGTCACACGCGCAGGGCGCGCTGCCTATGTGGATCGTGCGGCCGTCGCGCTGGGCTTGCTGCTGCAGCCCGATCTACTCAACGAAGCGGCCGGTTCGACGCGCTTTCGTGCATCGGGCCTGATGGCGCGTTTTGCCTTCGCGCTGCCGGGGCAGTTCGTGGGCGGGCGCAACGTGCGCAAGTACAGCGCCGTGCCGGATGACGTGCGCCAGGCCTACGAGGCCGGGCTGGCCGGCCTGCTGCCCGACGTGGCGACCGAAGGCCCGCACACCAAGCCCGGCATCGTCATCCTGTCGCCTGGCGCGCTGGAGGTCTGGTTCCAGTTTGCGCAGTGGGTCGAGGATGAACTTGCGCCCGGCGCCGAGCTGGCCGCCATCAGCGATTGGGGCGCAAAGCTGGCCGGCCTGGCTGCGCGTGTGGCTGCACTGTTCGAGTTCGTCACCAGCGGCATCGATGCCCAGGAGGTTTCCGAGACCACCATGCAGCAAGCGGTGCGGCTGTGCCTGGCGCTGGTGCCCCATGCCCGGCTGGCCTTCCGGCTATTGGCAGCCGATCAGGCAGACCGCGACGCGGACTATCTGTTGCAGTGGGTGCTGCGCCAGTCGTGCGGCGAGTTCCTGCAGTCCGCCGCGCACCGCGAACTGCACGGGCGGTTCACCAAGCTGGAGCGCCTGCAGGAGGCCCTGCGCCGCTTGCAGGCCAACCGCTGCATCCGGCACACCACAAAGAAGAACCCAGGTGCTCGCGCCAGCTCCGTCTGGCTGATCAACCCGCGCCTGTTCCACCAGTAG
- a CDS encoding toprim domain-containing protein, producing MTNQIMPAGAQPVNFDAALQELRAAMRVRGVEPFAALDLVPDGRLRRFRVVGDKPGSRNGWLVLHDAPLAAVFGSWKFGSTHTWSPRRATPCSPAEYAAMRERLRAAQAARERASERDQADAAERARVLLGRSALALAAHPYLLKKGIKPHGARMLRGDLVLPLRDTAGKLWSLQLISPDGEKRFLAGGRTRGCYFPIGGAPVDTLLIAEGFATGATLHEATGWPVAVAFNANNLEPVACALREKFPSVRAVVCADDDAATPGNPGLTRATAAARAVGGRVVYPNFGGVRHG from the coding sequence TTGACCAATCAAATTATGCCCGCCGGCGCGCAGCCGGTCAACTTCGACGCCGCCTTGCAGGAGCTGCGCGCCGCCATGCGCGTGCGTGGCGTCGAGCCGTTTGCGGCACTCGACCTGGTGCCCGATGGCCGCCTGCGGCGCTTTCGCGTGGTGGGCGACAAGCCCGGCAGTCGCAACGGCTGGCTGGTTCTCCACGACGCCCCGCTGGCCGCCGTCTTCGGGTCTTGGAAATTTGGCAGCACGCACACATGGTCACCCAGGCGCGCCACGCCATGCAGCCCCGCCGAGTACGCCGCCATGCGCGAGCGTCTGCGCGCCGCCCAGGCCGCACGTGAGCGCGCATCTGAGCGCGATCAGGCAGACGCCGCCGAGCGCGCGCGCGTGCTGCTGGGGCGCTCGGCGCTCGCCCTGGCCGCGCACCCGTACCTGCTGAAAAAAGGGATCAAACCCCATGGGGCACGCATGCTGCGCGGTGACCTGGTACTGCCGCTGCGCGATACGGCCGGCAAATTGTGGAGCCTGCAACTCATTTCGCCGGATGGCGAAAAACGCTTTCTTGCCGGCGGGCGCACGCGCGGTTGCTATTTCCCGATCGGCGGCGCGCCAGTGGACACGTTGCTGATCGCCGAGGGTTTTGCCACCGGCGCGACTTTGCACGAGGCCACCGGCTGGCCGGTGGCCGTGGCCTTCAATGCCAACAACTTGGAGCCCGTGGCCTGCGCGCTGCGGGAAAAATTCCCGAGCGTGCGCGCGGTGGTCTGCGCCGATGACGATGCCGCCACGCCCGGCAATCCCGGCCTCACGCGCGCAACCGCAGCCGCTCGCGCCGTGGGCGGGCGTGTGGTGTACCCGAATTTTGGCGGGGTGCGCCATGGGTGA
- a CDS encoding AlpA family transcriptional regulator: MESTNQAPRRLESVRSVAQRIERSDRWVWYAVQRGEFPQPVRLSARCTRWDSEAIDRWIARQLAAAE, translated from the coding sequence ATGGAATCGACCAATCAGGCGCCGCGCCGGCTGGAAAGCGTTCGCAGCGTCGCACAGCGGATTGAGCGATCTGACCGCTGGGTCTGGTACGCGGTTCAACGCGGCGAGTTCCCGCAGCCTGTTCGCTTGTCCGCGCGGTGCACGCGCTGGGACAGCGAGGCCATCGATCGTTGGATCGCGCGGCAACTCGCAGCCGCCGAGTAG